A genomic segment from Anaerobacillus sp. CMMVII encodes:
- a CDS encoding acyltransferase family protein, whose protein sequence is MSIKKERDPFFDNARFILVVLVVFGHFISPVRTDHPVIYEINNFLSLFRMPALIILTGFLSKGFLRDGYIEKITKRILIPFFIFQVAYAYYYHYLYERTSTLNYDLLSPQYTLWFLLALFVWNLLLFVFTRIKYPLLYAVIIGVFIGYSDGAGHYFAIHRIFTFFPFFLLGFYMKKEHFEWVKRPMAKVVGAVLLVGVWIAIEQLFTLQEARAWVLGNANYTKMGYIRWDIGLGRLMMYALSLSVAFAFLAFVPKKKTFFTHLGTRTAYIYILHGGIVRTVYEKYLPDQFTTVDYWMLPLYALALALILGSKPVNVVMKPFIEGKIVDYIFYPFRKIGAYLQEPIARQKTKLKEKMNKAA, encoded by the coding sequence GTGAGTATTAAAAAGGAACGAGACCCATTTTTTGATAATGCTAGATTTATATTAGTTGTTTTGGTTGTATTTGGTCATTTTATCAGTCCAGTACGTACAGATCATCCAGTCATCTATGAAATAAATAACTTCCTTTCTTTATTTCGAATGCCTGCGCTAATTATTCTTACCGGATTTTTATCAAAAGGTTTTCTAAGAGACGGTTATATTGAAAAAATCACGAAGCGTATCTTAATTCCATTCTTTATTTTCCAAGTGGCTTACGCTTATTATTATCACTATTTATATGAGCGAACTTCCACGCTAAATTATGACTTATTGTCGCCTCAATATACGTTATGGTTTTTACTAGCTCTATTTGTGTGGAATTTACTATTGTTTGTGTTTACGAGAATTAAATATCCGCTATTATATGCTGTGATAATCGGGGTGTTTATCGGATACAGTGATGGTGCTGGACATTACTTTGCGATTCACCGGATCTTTACTTTCTTCCCATTTTTCTTGCTAGGCTTTTACATGAAGAAGGAGCATTTTGAGTGGGTGAAACGTCCGATGGCAAAAGTGGTCGGGGCTGTTTTGTTAGTCGGTGTTTGGATCGCTATCGAACAATTATTTACGTTGCAAGAAGCACGTGCTTGGGTGCTCGGAAATGCAAATTATACGAAAATGGGTTATATCCGTTGGGATATAGGTCTTGGTCGCCTCATGATGTATGCCTTGTCGCTTAGTGTGGCGTTTGCCTTTTTGGCATTTGTACCGAAAAAGAAAACGTTCTTTACTCATCTAGGAACGAGGACTGCTTACATTTATATTCTTCATGGTGGTATCGTGAGGACAGTTTATGAAAAGTATCTACCAGATCAGTTCACTACGGTTGATTACTGGATGTTACCTTTGTACGCTTTAGCGTTAGCGCTGATCTTAGGTTCAAAACCAGTAAATGTGGTGATGAAACCATTTATTGAAGGAAAGATTGTTGACTATATTTTCTATCCGTTTAGAAAAATTGGAGCGTATTTACAAGAACCAATTGCTAGACAGAAAACAAAATTAAAAGAAAAAATGAACAAAGCTGCTTAA
- a CDS encoding D-alanyl-D-alanine carboxypeptidase family protein, producing the protein MKVSIASVLIGILLLSLIGYEIQPNSFQSNEGDHIINETTLVQAERLIQVDTNPESVTVLVNKHYKLPDEHTPEDLVYPNVPFYSGENVEWHKMRKEAADSLEKLFSAAKRDGLSLLGVSGYRSYDTQKSLFEHYVERHGEEKARTYSAVPGHSEHQTGLAIDVTGGDRTCVVAPCFAYTEEAKWLKENAANYGFIIRYLEGKEQITGYIYEPWHLRYVGIEMAKEIATLGVSLEEYMNAVPVEVESTGF; encoded by the coding sequence ATGAAAGTAAGCATTGCTAGTGTATTGATTGGGATATTACTTCTGAGCTTAATCGGGTATGAAATTCAACCTAATTCGTTTCAAAGCAATGAAGGTGACCATATAATAAATGAAACAACCTTGGTTCAAGCGGAGAGACTAATACAGGTCGATACTAATCCAGAAAGTGTGACGGTCCTTGTAAATAAGCATTACAAGCTTCCAGATGAACATACTCCAGAAGACCTGGTTTACCCAAATGTACCGTTTTACTCGGGAGAAAATGTGGAATGGCATAAGATGCGTAAAGAAGCTGCCGATTCGTTGGAAAAGTTGTTTTCGGCAGCAAAGAGGGACGGACTATCCCTACTTGGAGTATCAGGATATCGTTCATACGATACTCAAAAATCATTGTTTGAACATTATGTAGAGAGGCACGGAGAGGAAAAGGCTCGTACCTACAGTGCCGTTCCAGGTCATAGTGAGCATCAAACAGGACTTGCCATTGATGTTACCGGAGGTGATAGGACTTGTGTGGTAGCTCCTTGCTTCGCATATACAGAAGAAGCAAAATGGCTTAAGGAGAACGCAGCTAATTATGGTTTTATTATTCGTTACTTAGAGGGAAAAGAGCAGATCACCGGCTATATCTATGAGCCTTGGCATTTACGTTATGTCGGAATAGAGATGGCAAAAGAAATAGCGACATTGGGAGTATCCTTAGAAGAGTACATGAATGCCGTACCAGTTGAAGTTGAAAGCACAGGGTTTTAA
- a CDS encoding CDP-glycerol glycerophosphotransferase family protein, with the protein MNSLLKKIKHADFIKKIYKLIFMFLSLMPRKKKTIVFESFLGKQYSCNPRAMYEYVIEHYPDYDCYWSYDPVYVKQFQGYDLKLIRRFSVSWLLTLSRAKYWVSNSRLPLWIPKPPKTIYLQTWHGTPLKKLGVDIEEVHMPGTTTAAYKQNFTSEASRWDMLLSPNAYSSAIFKRAFHFEKEMIESGYPRNDYLYNHSLMDLSSIRNKLNIPVGKKVILYAPTWRDNDYHAKGKYKFSLKLDLKKLQQEVGDDYVIVLRLHYLISDNLDLSEFEGFAINASTYSDIRDLYVIADLLITDYSSVFFDYANLNRPMIFFVYDIDTYRDQLRGFYFDFEREAPGPLVKDTEAVIAEIRKLTGSSFSLPDHFTRQFTYLEDGAAAKRAVEALLEGK; encoded by the coding sequence GATTTTTATGTTCTTAAGCTTGATGCCAAGGAAAAAAAAGACAATCGTTTTCGAAAGCTTCTTGGGCAAACAATATAGCTGTAATCCAAGAGCGATGTATGAATACGTGATAGAGCATTATCCCGACTATGATTGTTACTGGAGCTACGATCCGGTGTATGTTAAGCAGTTTCAAGGCTATGATCTGAAGCTGATTAGGCGGTTTTCGGTTTCATGGCTACTGACGCTGTCTCGCGCCAAGTATTGGGTCTCAAATAGCCGCTTGCCGCTGTGGATCCCAAAACCACCGAAGACGATTTATTTACAGACGTGGCACGGAACGCCATTGAAGAAACTGGGAGTGGATATTGAGGAAGTTCACATGCCTGGAACGACAACTGCAGCCTATAAACAGAACTTTACGAGTGAGGCAAGCCGTTGGGACATGTTACTTTCGCCAAACGCTTATTCATCGGCGATTTTCAAACGAGCGTTTCACTTTGAGAAAGAAATGATCGAAAGTGGCTACCCACGGAATGATTATTTGTACAACCATTCGTTAATGGATCTTAGTTCGATTCGTAATAAATTAAACATTCCTGTTGGGAAGAAAGTCATTCTTTACGCACCTACCTGGCGAGATAACGACTACCACGCCAAAGGTAAGTATAAGTTCTCTTTGAAGCTAGATCTAAAAAAGCTGCAACAAGAAGTAGGCGACGACTATGTGATTGTTTTACGCCTACATTACTTAATCTCTGACAATCTCGATCTCTCAGAGTTTGAAGGCTTCGCCATTAACGCCTCAACCTACTCTGATATTCGCGATCTATACGTGATCGCCGATTTGTTGATTACCGATTATTCTTCGGTCTTTTTCGATTATGCGAATTTAAACCGGCCGATGATCTTCTTTGTCTACGATATCGATACGTATCGCGATCAACTACGCGGCTTTTACTTCGATTTTGAACGCGAAGCCCCAGGGCCGTTGGTTAAGGATACAGAAGCAGTGATTGCTGAGATTAGGAAACTGACAGGGAGTAGCTTTTCGTTGCCAGATCACTTTACTAGGCAGTTTACCTACTTAGAAGATGGGGCGGCTGCGAAACGGGCGGTTGAAGCGTTGTTGGAGGGGAAGTAA
- a CDS encoding cell wall-binding repeat-containing protein — protein sequence MEQKISSYFVVVILFFASFLVFNQDTLADQVSELTVSETFIFKGEETTNVTVGGLEIFVENSEEHSRVLLNNDLLKEIEFGFVERMTNFTKGEDTYLLFEYRYHGSGSILFFNIVKISEDRGQVIYQSKEFPRGILKVLNTELELAVPNYAADDSLAAPSLVSVTHLEINGENVKAKAPTLMSMQEYEGPKFQLFSTQTYQNPTAAEINRLLTEKALANNIPPELLKAIAWQESRWRQFNSWGEPLIGFDGRGIGILQVTPGVTGIAEIDLNLNDAVERLKTDINYNIDMGIRILLQKWNWTGRILPRINDGSWDVIDHWYFAMIAYNGVSAINDPNFNTNPGYPPFQQHLLGHLSRNGLLNIPGVPKNELDIFYNDTEVRNSSVMRFTNKMQYDLFGPMTKTKHLFKQGDLLRTTMNVNLRTSPGGSIITTVQKGQMVTITGNFEYQNNNNNHYVWYPVRYQDGSVTRTGYVASSFLVNVHERLSGQTRHETAVLISQQGWEKADTVVLARGDDFPDALAGAPLAYMLNAPMLLTRTDRLSPITKREIERLEAKRVVILGGHLAVSQRAEDELREMGLQIERISGPTRFATAQLIADRLGQQHKEVIVINVDAFADAMAIAPYAARNRVPILLTNRTSIPNVTKTVLDQAERTIVIGGDLVIADSLVAKMPNVTKQFNGRNRFETAAQIVRDLHPRKNNAFVVSGNDFPDGLTGAVLAASHLGDSIILTNRDTLPAATRELITEFTNVTVIGGTLAISDGVLLEIRNR from the coding sequence ATGGAACAAAAGATTTCTAGTTATTTTGTAGTCGTAATATTATTTTTTGCTAGTTTTTTAGTTTTTAATCAAGACACTTTAGCAGACCAAGTTTCAGAATTAACTGTGAGTGAAACATTCATATTTAAGGGTGAAGAAACAACAAATGTTACAGTTGGTGGGCTAGAGATCTTCGTTGAAAACAGTGAAGAGCATAGCCGTGTACTTCTTAATAATGACTTACTTAAGGAAATTGAATTCGGCTTTGTTGAGCGAATGACGAACTTTACGAAAGGGGAAGATACATACCTTTTGTTTGAGTATCGTTATCACGGAAGTGGGAGTATTTTATTTTTTAACATTGTAAAAATTTCTGAAGATCGTGGACAAGTAATCTATCAATCTAAAGAATTCCCTAGAGGTATATTAAAAGTTTTAAATACCGAGCTAGAATTAGCAGTGCCAAATTATGCTGCTGATGATAGTCTTGCGGCACCAAGTCTAGTTTCCGTTACACACTTAGAAATCAATGGTGAAAACGTTAAGGCAAAGGCTCCAACTTTGATGTCTATGCAAGAATATGAAGGACCGAAGTTTCAACTTTTTTCAACACAAACTTACCAAAACCCAACGGCGGCAGAAATTAACCGCTTGTTAACTGAAAAAGCGTTAGCGAATAATATTCCACCGGAGCTTTTAAAAGCGATTGCTTGGCAGGAAAGTCGCTGGAGACAATTTAATAGTTGGGGTGAGCCACTCATCGGCTTTGATGGTCGTGGAATTGGGATTTTGCAGGTGACTCCAGGAGTAACGGGGATCGCCGAAATTGACTTGAATTTAAACGATGCTGTAGAGCGATTAAAAACGGATATCAACTACAACATCGATATGGGTATTCGAATTCTTTTACAGAAGTGGAATTGGACGGGCCGAATTCTTCCAAGAATTAATGACGGTTCGTGGGACGTGATTGATCATTGGTATTTTGCGATGATTGCCTATAACGGCGTCTCAGCGATCAATGACCCGAATTTTAACACGAATCCTGGTTATCCACCTTTTCAACAGCATCTTCTTGGACATTTAAGTAGAAACGGATTGCTTAATATTCCAGGGGTTCCTAAAAATGAACTAGATATTTTCTACAATGACACTGAAGTTAGAAACTCAAGCGTGATGCGTTTTACTAATAAAATGCAATATGATTTGTTTGGACCGATGACGAAAACGAAGCATCTGTTTAAACAAGGAGATCTTCTAAGAACAACGATGAATGTTAATTTAAGAACAAGCCCTGGTGGAAGCATTATCACGACGGTTCAAAAAGGTCAAATGGTTACAATTACAGGGAACTTTGAATATCAAAACAATAATAATAACCATTATGTTTGGTATCCTGTCAGATATCAAGATGGCTCAGTGACAAGAACTGGTTACGTGGCATCTAGCTTTCTAGTAAATGTGCATGAAAGATTATCTGGGCAAACAAGGCATGAAACAGCGGTGTTAATTTCCCAGCAAGGTTGGGAAAAGGCAGATACAGTTGTTCTGGCTAGAGGAGACGATTTCCCAGATGCACTAGCAGGAGCTCCACTTGCTTATATGTTAAATGCTCCGATGTTATTAACAAGAACAGATCGCCTTTCGCCGATCACAAAACGAGAGATCGAACGTTTAGAGGCGAAAAGAGTGGTGATTTTAGGTGGCCATTTAGCGGTGAGTCAACGTGCCGAAGATGAGCTACGGGAGATGGGCTTACAAATCGAACGTATTTCTGGCCCAACAAGGTTTGCAACAGCGCAACTGATTGCTGATCGCTTAGGGCAACAGCATAAGGAAGTCATCGTAATTAATGTAGACGCTTTTGCTGATGCAATGGCGATTGCGCCTTATGCAGCGAGAAACCGCGTGCCGATTCTATTAACAAATAGAACAAGCATTCCAAATGTGACAAAAACTGTTTTAGATCAAGCAGAAAGAACAATTGTCATCGGTGGTGACCTAGTAATCGCCGACTCACTTGTGGCCAAAATGCCGAATGTTACAAAGCAATTTAATGGTCGAAATCGATTTGAGACGGCGGCGCAAATTGTGAGAGACTTACATCCGCGGAAAAATAATGCCTTTGTTGTAAGCGGAAATGATTTCCCTGATGGATTAACCGGCGCTGTCTTAGCAGCCTCGCATTTAGGGGATTCGATTATCTTAACAAACAGGGACACCTTGCCTGCTGCAACAAGAGAGCTAATTACTGAGTTCACAAATGTGACAGTAATCGGAGGCACACTTGCGATTTCAGACGGTGTATTACTTGAAATTAGAAATCGCTAG
- a CDS encoding bifunctional glycosyltransferase family 2 protein/CDP-glycerol:glycerophosphate glycerophosphotransferase, whose protein sequence is MSKISILTPVKQEDIHFLSDLYKVLTEQLYQDFEWIIIKDGDFEVPVNFEGNSEFQLKIVTNQFDNGVAGARNTGITYSSGDYLYFLDCDDRIPEQTLFCLAENLKEEQVDIVIGNTKSVSKFPVAPSTYVTMFNRLLKDRHVKNTEAKPKHLTIMSLNILFKKSLINDHEIRFDSNLKIYSEMPFNFHAFDKATKILYDQDAIYLKKTRIDPALPPSLIQIHKEEVISQYPQAYAKAKALISQEHLKITLDNRVIKAYYYTYLRDIYQGSKQKVATVLPHWANALKQVEPAALRNGKVYASLETKALASGKFSLAKLLASTRIAVNSLKTFLGQNALQKKVTIGQKAFAKLKMKDDIILYESFLGRNYSDSPKYIYEYINKNHQGKYKHIWSFDGERKDLPELKHKVKQYSLAYFYYLARSKYIVNNMRMPTWFAKRDGQVFLQTWHGTPLKKLGMDIEEVHMPGTTTERYKKNFTDEAHRWDYLVSANAYSSEIFKRAFLFENEMLEYGYPRNDILNSPDRDVIAETIKKRLGIPLDKKVVLYAPTWRDDEFYGKGQYKFTLKLDLKRLKEELGDDYFFVLRTHYLIADQLDIEGVEDAVYNGSHYDDIAELYLISDILITDYSSVFFDYANLKRPILFYAYDLDKYKDTLRGFYLNHETEWPGPILQTNDEVIKTLKNIDQEYGPYQERLEQFHAEFCRWDDGNASKNVAEEVIVYNKSKLK, encoded by the coding sequence GTGAGTAAAATAAGTATCCTAACACCAGTGAAACAAGAGGATATTCACTTTTTATCAGATTTATATAAAGTATTGACCGAACAGCTTTATCAAGATTTTGAGTGGATTATAATTAAGGATGGCGATTTTGAAGTCCCGGTTAACTTCGAAGGAAATTCTGAGTTTCAGTTGAAAATCGTTACGAATCAGTTTGATAATGGTGTTGCTGGTGCTAGAAATACTGGGATAACCTACTCATCAGGAGACTACCTTTACTTTCTAGATTGTGATGATCGGATTCCAGAACAGACGTTATTTTGCCTAGCAGAAAATCTGAAAGAAGAGCAAGTTGATATCGTCATAGGGAATACAAAATCGGTGTCAAAGTTTCCAGTTGCCCCAAGTACTTATGTAACGATGTTCAATCGATTACTGAAGGATCGTCATGTCAAAAATACTGAAGCTAAGCCGAAACATCTGACAATTATGTCTTTGAATATTTTATTTAAAAAGTCATTAATCAACGACCATGAAATTAGATTTGATTCCAATTTAAAAATTTATTCGGAGATGCCGTTTAATTTCCATGCCTTTGATAAGGCTACGAAAATTTTATATGATCAAGATGCGATTTACCTTAAAAAAACGAGGATTGATCCAGCACTTCCTCCTTCATTAATTCAAATCCATAAGGAAGAAGTCATTTCGCAATATCCTCAAGCGTATGCAAAAGCAAAGGCTCTTATAAGCCAAGAGCATTTGAAGATTACGTTAGATAATCGGGTAATCAAAGCTTATTATTATACCTATTTACGAGATATTTATCAGGGAAGCAAACAGAAGGTAGCAACCGTATTACCTCATTGGGCAAATGCCTTAAAACAGGTCGAGCCTGCTGCTTTAAGAAATGGGAAGGTCTATGCATCCCTTGAAACAAAGGCCTTGGCATCTGGTAAGTTTTCACTGGCAAAATTGCTCGCTTCTACAAGGATTGCGGTAAATTCACTGAAAACATTCTTAGGTCAAAATGCTCTTCAAAAGAAAGTAACAATAGGTCAAAAGGCATTTGCTAAGCTGAAAATGAAAGATGATATCATTTTGTATGAAAGCTTTTTAGGACGAAATTATTCAGATAGTCCGAAATACATTTATGAATATATTAATAAAAACCATCAGGGTAAGTACAAGCATATTTGGAGCTTTGATGGCGAGAGAAAAGATTTGCCTGAGCTGAAACATAAGGTGAAGCAATATAGTTTAGCTTACTTTTATTATTTAGCTCGCTCAAAGTATATTGTTAACAATATGCGCATGCCTACGTGGTTTGCAAAAAGAGATGGCCAAGTATTTCTGCAAACCTGGCATGGAACGCCGTTAAAGAAGCTAGGGATGGATATAGAAGAAGTTCATATGCCTGGCACGACGACGGAACGGTATAAAAAGAACTTTACAGATGAAGCTCATCGCTGGGATTATTTAGTGTCAGCCAATGCGTATTCAAGTGAAATTTTCAAGCGTGCGTTTTTATTTGAAAATGAAATGCTAGAATATGGCTATCCAAGAAATGATATTCTTAACTCTCCCGACCGTGATGTCATTGCTGAAACAATCAAGAAGCGTCTTGGAATTCCATTAGACAAAAAGGTTGTACTATATGCCCCGACCTGGCGTGATGATGAATTTTACGGTAAAGGACAATATAAATTCACGTTAAAATTAGATTTGAAACGTTTAAAAGAGGAATTAGGCGATGACTATTTCTTTGTACTAAGAACACACTATCTAATCGCCGACCAGCTTGACATTGAAGGCGTAGAGGATGCCGTTTATAACGGTTCGCATTACGATGATATTGCTGAGCTATATCTGATCTCGGACATCCTGATTACTGATTACTCATCCGTGTTCTTTGACTATGCGAATTTAAAACGTCCAATCTTGTTCTACGCCTACGACCTAGACAAGTACAAAGACACGCTCCGCGGCTTTTATTTAAATCATGAAACAGAATGGCCAGGGCCGATTTTGCAAACAAATGATGAGGTCATTAAAACACTGAAGAATATTGATCAAGAATACGGGCCATATCAAGAACGTCTTGAACAGTTTCATGCGGAGTTTTGTCGATGGGATGATGGTAACGCATCTAAGAATGTCGCTGAAGAGGTCATTGTCTATAACAAATCGAAATTAAAATAA